A section of the Rhizomicrobium sp. genome encodes:
- a CDS encoding Fur family transcriptional regulator, which translates to MTRIEKLCAEKGLRMTEQRRIIARVLSEAADHPDAEEMYRRASAIDPHISIATVYRTVKLFEDAGILERHDFRDGRSRYEEAPESHHDHLIDVQTGSVIEFRNEDIEKLQRRVAEELGFELVDHRLELYGVPKGAKKPR; encoded by the coding sequence GTGACGCGCATCGAAAAACTCTGCGCCGAGAAGGGTCTTCGCATGACCGAACAGCGCCGCATCATCGCGCGCGTGCTGTCGGAGGCGGCCGACCACCCCGATGCCGAGGAAATGTACCGCCGCGCCTCGGCGATCGATCCGCATATCTCCATCGCCACGGTCTATCGCACCGTGAAGCTGTTCGAGGATGCCGGCATCCTGGAGCGCCACGATTTCCGCGACGGACGCTCGCGCTATGAAGAGGCGCCCGAATCGCACCACGACCACCTGATCGACGTGCAGACCGGCAGCGTCATCGAATTCCGCAACGAGGACATCGAAAAGCTCCAGCGCCGCGTGGCGGAGGAACTGGGCTTCGAACTGGTCGACCACCGCCTCGAACTCTACGGTGTGCCGAAAGGCGCAAAGAAGCCGCGCTGA
- a CDS encoding helix-turn-helix transcriptional regulator → MLIGMSQERLGELLGLTFQQVQKYEKGVNRIGAGRLFEVSRILGVPIDYFYEGVIGQQSGGGFAEGDASPPVMEFVSSGEGLQLSLAFMKIKDPKLRKRVLDLVKQMAEDPQD, encoded by the coding sequence ATGCTGATCGGCATGAGTCAGGAACGGCTGGGCGAGTTGCTCGGCCTCACATTTCAGCAAGTTCAGAAATACGAAAAAGGCGTGAACCGCATCGGCGCGGGCCGCCTGTTTGAAGTCTCCCGCATACTCGGCGTTCCGATCGACTATTTCTACGAAGGCGTGATCGGACAGCAATCGGGCGGAGGCTTCGCGGAAGGCGATGCATCGCCGCCGGTGATGGAGTTCGTCTCCAGCGGCGAAGGACTTCAGCTCAGCCTCGCCTTCATGAAGATCAAGGACCCGAAGCTGCGCAAGCGCGTCCTCGATCTCGTCAAGCAAATGGCGGAAGACCCGCAAGACTGA
- the miaB gene encoding tRNA (N6-isopentenyl adenosine(37)-C2)-methylthiotransferase MiaB: MKKLFVKTYGCQMNVYDSARMAALLAPIGYGPADTAEDADMVILNTCHIREKAAEKVYSELGRLKQIKDARGLTIAVAGCVAQAEGAEIVARAPQVDIVVGPQAYHRLPEMIARIARAGGHALETDFPALEKFDALPMDAVAPGVAAFLTVQEGCDKFCTFCVVPYTRGSEYSRPVAQIEDEARRLAAQGVREITLLGQNVNAYRGEGPDGKDWSLARLLDRLSRIEGLARLRYTTSHPRDMGEDLIAAHGDIESLMPYLHLPVQSGSDAILAAMNRQHTADDYRRLVERIRRARPDIALSSDFIVGFPGESDKDFEATRDLVRDIGYASAFSFKYSPRPGTPAAAARKHLPEDVKDARLQTLNALLLAQQDGFKRACEGRTLDVLFEKPGRQPGQAIGRSPYLQAVHVEGAAELIGAIRPVRIDAAYPNSLKGSLVREKVPAH; encoded by the coding sequence ATGAAAAAGCTCTTCGTCAAGACCTATGGCTGCCAGATGAACGTCTACGACTCCGCCAGGATGGCGGCGTTGCTGGCGCCGATCGGCTATGGCCCGGCCGACACGGCGGAGGACGCCGACATGGTGATCCTCAACACCTGCCATATCCGGGAGAAGGCGGCCGAGAAGGTCTATTCCGAGCTCGGGCGGCTCAAGCAGATCAAGGACGCGCGGGGCCTCACCATCGCCGTCGCCGGCTGCGTCGCGCAGGCGGAAGGCGCGGAGATCGTGGCGCGGGCGCCGCAGGTCGATATCGTGGTCGGGCCGCAGGCCTATCACCGCCTGCCCGAGATGATCGCCAGGATCGCGCGCGCCGGCGGCCATGCGCTGGAAACCGATTTCCCTGCGCTGGAGAAATTCGACGCGCTGCCGATGGATGCGGTGGCGCCGGGCGTCGCCGCCTTCCTCACCGTGCAGGAGGGTTGCGACAAATTCTGCACCTTCTGCGTCGTGCCCTATACGCGCGGCTCCGAATATTCGCGGCCCGTGGCGCAGATCGAGGACGAAGCGCGCCGGCTTGCCGCGCAGGGCGTGCGCGAGATCACCCTGCTCGGCCAGAACGTCAACGCCTATCGCGGCGAAGGGCCGGACGGAAAAGACTGGTCGCTGGCGCGGCTGCTGGATCGCCTGTCGCGGATCGAAGGCCTGGCGCGCCTGCGCTACACCACCAGCCATCCGCGCGACATGGGCGAAGACCTCATCGCCGCGCATGGCGATATCGAAAGCCTGATGCCTTATCTGCACCTGCCGGTGCAGTCGGGCTCCGATGCGATCCTCGCCGCGATGAACCGTCAGCATACCGCCGACGACTATCGCCGGCTGGTGGAGCGTATCCGCCGCGCCCGTCCCGATATCGCGCTGTCCTCGGATTTCATCGTCGGCTTTCCCGGCGAGAGCGACAAGGATTTCGAAGCAACACGCGATCTGGTGCGCGACATCGGCTATGCCAGCGCCTTCTCCTTCAAATACAGCCCGCGGCCCGGCACGCCGGCCGCCGCGGCGCGCAAGCATCTTCCCGAAGACGTCAAGGATGCGCGGCTGCAGACGCTCAACGCGCTGTTGCTGGCGCAGCAGGACGGGTTCAAGCGCGCCTGCGAGGGCCGCACGCTGGACGTGCTGTTCGAAAAGCCCGGCCGCCAGCCCGGCCAGGCGATCGGGCGCAGCCCCTATCTCCAGGCGGTGCATGTCGAGGGCGCGGCTGAGCTGATCGGCGCGATCCGCCCCGTGCGCATCGACGCCGCCTATCCCAACAGCCTGAAGGGCAGCCTTGTCCGCGAAAAGGTGCCGGCGCATTGA
- a CDS encoding acyl-CoA dehydrogenase family protein yields MLPLSVPHLLAKCEEAVFSAQGLLAAAKDAVGRLVTVDGKISPDALDREQRATHGLAWLATYVEALRQMARWGRQLEHDKRFGEIEQLLLLAGFAEYLSQIAGGIQMSQNEIARPFDLGLDDSNAAEFWTPTLGELATLGGRPEIRGAIAEYMAKHAGAMFVGDPGLDDTMGLIREQFFRFAQDKVAPFAHQWHLKDELIPISVIDELSDLGVFGLTIPEEFGGAGLSKTAMCVVSEELSRGYIGVGSLATRSEIAAELILTGGTQDQRAHWLPLIASGAKLPTAVFTEPSGGSDVAALKTRAVKDGEVYKITGNKTWITHAARADMMTLLVRTNPEKPGYRGLSMFLAEKPRGTETEIFPAKGMSGGEIGVLGYRGMKEYEIGFDGFEVPAENLLGREEGQGFKQLMQTFESARIQTAARAVGVALCAMDLGVRYALERRQFGRPLMDFPRVRDKLAMMAVEITITRQLSYYAAREKDEGRRCDLEAGMAKLLGARVAWACADNALQIHGGNGFALEYPISRVLCDARILNIFEGAAEIQANVIARRLLEDRSN; encoded by the coding sequence ATGCTGCCGCTCAGCGTTCCGCACCTCCTGGCCAAGTGCGAAGAGGCCGTGTTTTCCGCGCAAGGCCTCCTGGCCGCCGCCAAGGATGCGGTCGGCCGGCTCGTCACCGTCGACGGGAAAATCTCGCCCGACGCGCTCGACCGCGAACAGCGCGCGACGCATGGCCTGGCCTGGCTCGCGACCTATGTCGAAGCGCTGCGCCAGATGGCGCGCTGGGGCCGCCAGCTCGAGCACGACAAAAGGTTTGGCGAGATCGAGCAACTCCTGCTGCTCGCCGGCTTCGCCGAATATCTCAGCCAGATCGCCGGCGGCATCCAGATGAGCCAGAACGAGATCGCGCGGCCCTTCGATCTCGGCCTCGACGATTCCAATGCGGCCGAGTTCTGGACGCCGACGCTGGGCGAGTTGGCAACCCTTGGCGGCCGTCCGGAAATCCGCGGCGCCATAGCCGAATACATGGCCAAGCACGCCGGCGCGATGTTCGTCGGCGATCCCGGCCTGGACGACACGATGGGCCTGATCCGCGAGCAATTCTTCCGCTTCGCCCAGGACAAGGTCGCGCCTTTCGCGCATCAATGGCACCTGAAGGACGAGCTGATCCCGATTTCCGTGATCGACGAACTTAGCGATCTCGGCGTGTTCGGCCTGACCATCCCGGAGGAGTTCGGCGGCGCCGGCCTCTCCAAGACCGCGATGTGCGTGGTGTCGGAGGAGCTTTCGCGCGGCTATATCGGCGTCGGCTCGCTGGCGACCCGCTCGGAGATCGCCGCCGAGCTGATCCTCACCGGCGGCACCCAGGACCAGCGCGCGCATTGGCTGCCGCTGATCGCGAGCGGCGCCAAGCTGCCGACGGCGGTGTTCACCGAACCCTCCGGCGGCTCCGACGTGGCGGCACTGAAGACCCGCGCGGTGAAGGACGGCGAGGTCTACAAGATCACGGGCAACAAGACCTGGATCACCCATGCGGCGCGCGCCGACATGATGACCCTGCTCGTGCGCACCAATCCGGAGAAGCCGGGCTATCGCGGCCTCTCCATGTTCCTCGCCGAAAAGCCGCGCGGCACCGAAACCGAGATATTCCCGGCGAAGGGTATGAGCGGCGGCGAGATCGGCGTGCTCGGCTATCGCGGCATGAAGGAATACGAGATCGGCTTCGACGGCTTCGAGGTGCCGGCGGAAAACCTGCTTGGCCGCGAGGAAGGCCAGGGCTTCAAGCAATTGATGCAGACCTTCGAATCGGCGCGCATCCAGACCGCGGCGCGCGCCGTCGGCGTGGCGCTCTGCGCGATGGATTTGGGCGTGCGCTATGCGCTGGAGCGCCGGCAATTCGGCCGGCCGCTGATGGATTTCCCGCGCGTGCGCGACAAGCTCGCCATGATGGCGGTGGAGATCACCATCACGCGCCAGCTCAGCTATTACGCGGCGCGCGAAAAGGACGAGGGGCGGCGCTGCGATCTGGAGGCCGGCATGGCCAAGCTGCTTGGGGCGCGCGTCGCCTGGGCGTGCGCCGACAACGCGCTGCAGATTCACGGCGGCAACGGCTTTGCGCTGGAATATCCGATCAGCCGCGTCTTATGCGACGCGCGCATCCTGAACATTTTCGAGGGCGCGGCGGAGATTCAGGCGAACGTCATCGCGCGCCGGCTCCTGGAAGACAGGTCGAACTAG
- the ybeY gene encoding rRNA maturation RNase YbeY, with protein MTFSVHLQFGDARWRKVRGLSARLEAAAERALRRGAAPRKASLTVLLSDDAQLKALNRDFRGQNKPTNVLSFPAAANGDNYLGDVALAYDVTRDEARAADKRLVDHATHLVVHGVLHLLGFDHTTERQAQEMEPLETRILAELGIADPYRTEAA; from the coding sequence GTGACTTTTTCCGTGCATCTTCAGTTCGGCGACGCCCGCTGGCGCAAGGTCCGCGGCCTGTCGGCGCGGCTCGAGGCCGCGGCGGAGCGCGCCCTGAGGCGAGGCGCCGCGCCGCGCAAGGCGTCGCTGACCGTGCTGCTCAGCGACGACGCCCAGCTCAAGGCCCTCAATCGCGATTTCCGCGGCCAGAACAAGCCGACCAACGTTTTGTCCTTCCCCGCGGCCGCCAACGGCGACAACTATCTCGGCGACGTCGCGCTCGCCTATGACGTGACGCGCGACGAGGCGCGCGCCGCGGACAAGCGCCTGGTCGATCACGCGACGCATCTGGTCGTGCATGGCGTGCTGCATCTGCTGGGCTTCGATCACACGACCGAGCGCCAGGCGCAGGAGATGGAGCCGCTGGAGACGCGCATCCTGGCCGAGCTCGGCATCGCCGATCCTTACCGGACGGAGGCCGCGTGA
- the lnt gene encoding apolipoprotein N-acyltransferase, whose protein sequence is MTLARIGDFFRALTGWRALLASILAGAVYALGFAPLGIFPAMLLGLAALVLLLDGIAARARPVRHAAAIGWGFGFGQFFVGMHWIFYPFLVDPLEHAWQIPFVAILFPGGLALFATAACAAAMAAWRPGRPRIFIFAACYAAAEWLRGHVLTGLPWNLPAYGWGASLAILQSTALFGAYGLSLLTVLFGMALAEFFEASRPRATLPVAAVALFAALWLGGAARLATTPTAFVPNVHLRLVQPNIPQDEKYVRRLVARNWQRLMELSTRPGGSTAGVIIWPEAAPPVLLQRNPDALAQIAELTGGNRVLVTGNQRKEIDADGERRFNSLYVFGPGGALVATYDKFHLVPFGEYLPLESWLRYLGITKLVDFPGSFSTGDGPHTLAIPGAPAASPLICYEILFPSAVVGTPRPMWLLNVTDDSWFGPWAGPRQHLLAARVRAIEEGLPLARAANTGISAVVDAQGRIIAELGLNRTGIVDALLPKADPQSPYARFGDLVFFLLLILAAALPMALSRQ, encoded by the coding sequence GTGACGCTGGCGCGCATCGGGGACTTCTTCCGCGCGCTGACCGGCTGGCGTGCGCTTCTCGCCTCCATCCTCGCCGGCGCAGTCTACGCCCTCGGCTTCGCGCCGCTCGGGATCTTTCCCGCGATGCTGCTGGGACTGGCCGCCCTCGTGCTGCTGCTCGACGGCATAGCCGCGCGGGCGCGCCCGGTGCGCCACGCCGCGGCGATCGGCTGGGGTTTCGGGTTCGGCCAGTTCTTCGTCGGCATGCACTGGATCTTCTATCCCTTTCTCGTCGATCCGCTCGAACATGCCTGGCAGATTCCATTCGTCGCGATCCTGTTTCCCGGCGGCCTGGCTCTGTTCGCGACGGCGGCCTGCGCCGCGGCGATGGCGGCGTGGCGCCCGGGCCGGCCGCGTATTTTCATCTTCGCCGCCTGCTACGCCGCGGCCGAATGGCTGCGCGGCCATGTCCTGACCGGACTGCCGTGGAACCTGCCGGCCTATGGCTGGGGCGCATCGCTCGCGATTCTTCAGAGCACGGCGCTCTTCGGCGCCTATGGTCTGTCGTTATTGACAGTTCTTTTCGGGATGGCTTTAGCGGAATTTTTTGAAGCGTCCCGTCCGCGCGCGACTCTTCCCGTCGCCGCGGTCGCATTGTTCGCCGCTCTGTGGCTGGGCGGGGCGGCGCGGCTTGCGACCACGCCGACGGCGTTCGTTCCGAACGTCCATCTGCGGCTGGTGCAACCCAACATTCCGCAGGACGAGAAGTATGTGCGCCGCTTGGTCGCGCGCAACTGGCAGCGGCTGATGGAGTTGAGCACGCGGCCGGGTGGTAGCACAGCAGGCGTCATCATTTGGCCGGAAGCCGCACCGCCGGTGCTTCTGCAGCGCAATCCCGATGCTCTCGCGCAGATTGCCGAACTGACCGGCGGCAACCGCGTCCTGGTGACGGGCAACCAGCGCAAAGAGATCGACGCGGACGGCGAACGCCGGTTCAACAGCCTCTACGTCTTCGGGCCCGGCGGCGCGCTCGTCGCGACCTACGACAAATTCCACCTGGTGCCGTTCGGCGAATACCTGCCGCTCGAATCCTGGTTGCGCTATCTCGGAATCACCAAACTGGTCGATTTTCCGGGAAGTTTTTCGACTGGCGACGGTCCGCATACGCTCGCCATTCCGGGCGCGCCGGCCGCGAGTCCGTTGATCTGCTACGAAATTCTGTTTCCGTCGGCCGTCGTCGGCACGCCGCGGCCGATGTGGCTTTTGAACGTGACGGACGATTCGTGGTTCGGTCCCTGGGCCGGGCCGCGGCAGCATCTTCTGGCGGCGCGCGTGCGCGCCATCGAGGAGGGCCTGCCTCTGGCGCGCGCCGCCAACACCGGAATCTCCGCCGTCGTCGACGCCCAGGGCCGCATTATCGCGGAGCTTGGGCTCAACCGCACGGGTATCGTCGACGCGCTTCTACCCAAGGCTGACCCGCAGTCACCTTACGCACGCTTCGGCGATCTGGTATTTTTTCTGCTGTTGATCCTCGCCGCCGCCCTTCCCATGGCGCTTTCCCGCCAGTAG
- a CDS encoding phosphoribosyl-ATP diphosphatase has product MAPHPIDRLFATIAARKGGDPATSYTAALLKDGVAKCAKKFGEEAVEAAIAAAMKDKKALASESADVLYHLLVLWAASGVTPDDVYAALAAREGQSGLAEKASRAKKR; this is encoded by the coding sequence GTGGCGCCGCATCCGATCGACAGGCTGTTCGCGACCATCGCCGCGCGCAAGGGCGGCGATCCGGCGACGTCCTATACCGCCGCGCTCTTGAAGGACGGCGTCGCGAAATGCGCCAAGAAATTCGGCGAGGAAGCGGTCGAGGCGGCGATCGCCGCCGCGATGAAGGACAAAAAGGCGCTCGCGTCGGAATCGGCGGACGTGCTCTATCACCTGCTCGTGCTGTGGGCGGCGAGCGGCGTCACGCCGGACGACGTCTATGCCGCGCTTGCCGCGCGCGAAGGACAATCGGGACTTGCCGAAAAGGCTTCGCGCGCGAAAAAACGCTGA
- a CDS encoding lysophospholipid acyltransferase family protein: MATLRAWAIVTVFLTVTLLLIPYQSFNLRFRPKAAKTFPWRYHRFMTKLFGIRIHTVGKSVLDEGVLVVANHTSWLDILIFSALGQVSFVAKSEVATWPLFSTLAKLQRTVFVERTRRQATGAARDEIRDRLLAGDTLILFPEGTSADGNQVLPFKSALMGAVEARVGDGKGGSRAVRVQPISTAYVGLHGFPMGRENRPLYAWYGDMELVPHLWEALLTGPIDVVVEFHPPMDVDEAGGRKALAAKTETIVRRGQMRALAGLTGPTPVDAAPVAEAAPVLAPAVA, encoded by the coding sequence ATGGCCACGCTGCGCGCCTGGGCGATCGTCACCGTCTTCCTGACCGTGACTCTGCTGCTGATCCCCTATCAGAGCTTCAACCTGCGCTTCCGCCCCAAGGCGGCGAAGACCTTTCCCTGGCGCTATCACCGCTTCATGACGAAGCTGTTCGGCATCCGCATCCATACGGTGGGCAAATCGGTGCTGGACGAGGGCGTTCTGGTCGTCGCCAACCACACCTCCTGGCTGGACATCCTCATCTTCTCCGCCCTTGGGCAGGTGTCCTTCGTCGCCAAGTCGGAGGTCGCGACCTGGCCGCTGTTCTCGACCCTGGCCAAGCTCCAGCGCACCGTGTTCGTCGAGCGGACGCGGCGGCAGGCGACCGGCGCGGCGCGCGACGAAATCCGCGACCGCCTCTTGGCCGGGGACACGCTGATCCTGTTCCCCGAAGGCACATCGGCCGACGGCAACCAGGTGCTTCCCTTCAAGAGCGCCCTGATGGGCGCGGTGGAAGCGCGGGTAGGGGACGGCAAGGGCGGCAGCCGGGCCGTGCGGGTCCAGCCGATCTCCACCGCCTATGTCGGGTTGCACGGCTTCCCCATGGGGCGGGAGAACCGGCCGCTCTATGCCTGGTACGGCGACATGGAACTGGTACCGCACCTCTGGGAGGCGCTGCTGACCGGGCCGATCGACGTGGTGGTCGAGTTCCACCCGCCCATGGATGTGGACGAGGCCGGCGGACGTAAGGCCTTGGCGGCAAAGACGGAAACGATCGTGCGGCGCGGCCAGATGCGGGCGCTGGCCGGGCTGACCGGGCCGACGCCGGTGGATGCGGCGCCCGTTGCGGAGGCCGCGCCCGTGCTGGCGCCGGCCGTGGCGTGA
- a CDS encoding GNAT family N-acetyltransferase, giving the protein MSVALLPAGDDLGSLAAIHAECFPDAWSARAIADLLATAGTFIIAGADGFVMARAAAVEAEILTLAVAPRARRRGTGFALVQAAGAHAVRLGADALFLEVAAGNRAARALYDSLGFAETGRRKGYYTAGRSQPEDALVLRSNLPLSPLGKSPPTG; this is encoded by the coding sequence ATGAGCGTCGCGCTTCTTCCCGCCGGCGACGACCTCGGATCCTTGGCCGCGATCCATGCGGAATGCTTCCCCGATGCCTGGAGCGCGCGGGCGATCGCGGACCTGCTGGCGACGGCCGGCACCTTCATCATTGCGGGCGCGGACGGCTTCGTGATGGCGCGCGCCGCCGCCGTGGAGGCCGAAATCCTCACCTTGGCCGTGGCGCCCCGGGCGCGCCGCCGCGGCACCGGTTTCGCGCTGGTGCAGGCCGCCGGCGCGCATGCCGTCCGCCTGGGCGCCGATGCCCTGTTTCTCGAAGTCGCGGCGGGCAATCGGGCCGCCCGCGCGCTGTATGACAGTCTCGGCTTTGCAGAAACCGGGCGCCGCAAGGGCTATTACACCGCCGGACGCAGCCAGCCCGAAGATGCCCTCGTTTTGCGCAGCAATCTCCCGCTTTCGCCCCTTGGGAAAAGCCCGCCCACTGGGTAA
- a CDS encoding hemolysin family protein, with amino-acid sequence MSEAADDGDGRAPSLLRRIGAFLRGDDSTTQMRESIEEAIEESDRHSTQLSAPERRMLANLLKFGELRVSDVMIPRADIVAVAEDTPLTDIVALFRDVQHSRLPVYRETLDDPIGLVHIKDILAYLEAQPDGSFHWKSGSLAQFKRDLLFVPPSMPLVDLLLKMQTVHSHLALVIDEYGGTDGLVTIEDIIEEIVGDIADEHDEDDQQVRKIEDGVYVADARVDLEDFRAQTGIALAPEDADQEVDTLGGLVVSLLGRVPQRGEIVAHPSGYEFEVLEADPRRVKRLRVRAPAPPSPADPADGKPL; translated from the coding sequence ATGAGCGAGGCCGCCGATGATGGCGACGGCCGCGCGCCGTCCCTGCTGCGCCGCATCGGCGCCTTCCTGCGCGGCGACGATTCCACCACGCAGATGCGCGAAAGCATCGAGGAAGCCATCGAGGAGAGCGACCGCCACAGCACGCAGCTTTCGGCGCCCGAGCGGCGGATGCTCGCCAATTTGCTCAAATTCGGCGAGCTGCGCGTCAGCGACGTGATGATCCCGCGCGCCGATATCGTCGCGGTCGCCGAGGACACCCCGCTTACCGATATCGTCGCCCTGTTCCGCGACGTGCAGCATTCGCGCCTGCCGGTCTATCGCGAGACGCTCGACGATCCCATCGGCCTGGTGCACATCAAGGACATCCTGGCCTATCTCGAGGCCCAGCCCGACGGCAGCTTCCACTGGAAGAGCGGATCGCTCGCCCAGTTCAAGCGCGACCTGCTGTTCGTGCCGCCGTCCATGCCGCTGGTCGATCTGCTGCTCAAGATGCAGACCGTGCACAGCCATCTCGCCCTGGTGATCGACGAATATGGCGGCACCGACGGCCTCGTCACCATCGAGGACATCATCGAGGAGATCGTCGGCGACATCGCCGACGAGCACGACGAAGACGACCAGCAGGTCCGCAAGATCGAGGACGGCGTGTACGTCGCCGATGCCCGCGTCGACCTGGAGGATTTCCGCGCCCAGACCGGCATCGCGCTGGCGCCGGAGGATGCGGATCAGGAAGTCGATACGCTGGGCGGCCTCGTGGTCTCGCTGCTGGGACGGGTGCCGCAGCGCGGCGAGATCGTCGCGCATCCTTCGGGCTATGAATTCGAGGTGCTCGAAGCCGATCCCAGGCGCGTGAAGCGGCTGCGCGTCCGCGCGCCGGCGCCGCCTTCGCCTGCCGATCCGGCGGATGGAAAGCCGTTGTGA
- a CDS encoding PhoH family protein, whose amino-acid sequence MTLEFSDNGLLAALAGGHERNFVRLEQKLGVRIATRGNLVAIEGDAGMRERAATVLRGLYARIEAGDGCTASDVDAEIRFAAEKSAGLVGNSFGSQAIRTASGKVTRTRTPAQAAYLDLMRTHPLVFGVGPAGTGKTYLAAAFGAHLLHERQVERLILSRPALEAGERLGFLPGDLKEKIDPYLRPLYDALFDVLGERTQKLMEMGTIEVAPLAFMRGRTLTRAFVILDEAQNVTSAQMKMFLTRLGEDSRMVVTGDPSQSDLPGGRADGLNEALRILSGVEGAAVAHFSEKDVVRHALVTRIVAAYNRADAQKPGP is encoded by the coding sequence GTGACGCTCGAATTTTCCGACAACGGCTTGCTTGCCGCGCTGGCCGGCGGGCATGAGCGCAATTTCGTGCGCCTGGAGCAGAAGCTCGGCGTGCGCATCGCGACGCGCGGCAACCTCGTGGCGATCGAGGGCGATGCCGGCATGCGCGAGCGCGCCGCCACCGTGCTGCGCGGTCTCTATGCGCGCATCGAGGCCGGCGACGGCTGCACCGCCTCCGATGTCGATGCCGAGATCCGCTTCGCGGCCGAGAAGTCCGCCGGCCTCGTCGGCAATTCCTTCGGCTCGCAGGCGATCCGCACCGCTTCGGGCAAGGTCACGCGCACCCGCACGCCGGCCCAGGCCGCCTATCTCGACCTGATGCGCACCCATCCCCTGGTGTTCGGCGTCGGGCCGGCGGGCACGGGCAAGACCTATCTCGCCGCCGCCTTCGGGGCGCATCTTCTGCACGAGCGCCAGGTCGAGCGCCTGATCCTCTCGCGCCCCGCGCTGGAAGCGGGCGAACGGCTCGGCTTCCTGCCGGGAGACCTCAAGGAGAAGATCGATCCCTATCTGCGCCCACTCTACGATGCGCTGTTCGACGTCCTGGGCGAGCGCACCCAGAAGCTGATGGAGATGGGGACCATCGAAGTGGCGCCGCTGGCCTTCATGCGCGGCCGCACGCTGACCCGCGCTTTCGTCATCCTGGACGAGGCGCAGAACGTGACATCGGCGCAGATGAAGATGTTCCTGACCCGCCTGGGCGAGGATTCGCGCATGGTCGTGACCGGCGATCCGTCGCAGAGCGACCTTCCCGGCGGCCGCGCCGACGGGCTGAACGAGGCGCTGCGCATCCTTTCCGGCGTCGAAGGCGCGGCGGTGGCGCATTTTTCCGAGAAAGACGTGGTCCGCCACGCCCTCGTCACCCGCATCGTCGCCGCCTATAATCGCGCCGACGCGCAGAAGCCCGGCCCGTGA
- the tsaB gene encoding tRNA (adenosine(37)-N6)-threonylcarbamoyltransferase complex dimerization subunit type 1 TsaB codes for MKLLAVDTALGACSVAILDGDAVLAHVFEPMERGHAEALAPMVENAMRDAEIGFAALDRLAVTTGPGTFTGQRVGLAFMRGLRVALHKPLLGVTTLAAMGHQAMAETGLAAFAALHDARRDEVYLQMSGMDDPAVLGFADALQAILRLDGRFALAGTAAPMAATRLSNGVLSAVHQPDALWVARLAQALPDSDVAPRPLYLRNPDAKLPAAR; via the coding sequence GTGAAGCTGCTGGCCGTCGACACCGCGCTCGGCGCCTGTTCCGTGGCCATCCTGGACGGCGACGCGGTGCTGGCGCATGTCTTCGAGCCGATGGAGCGCGGCCATGCCGAAGCGCTGGCGCCGATGGTCGAGAATGCGATGCGCGACGCCGAAATCGGCTTCGCCGCGCTCGACCGGCTTGCGGTGACCACGGGACCGGGCACCTTCACGGGCCAGCGTGTGGGACTTGCCTTCATGCGCGGCCTGCGCGTCGCGCTGCATAAGCCGCTGCTCGGCGTCACCACGCTGGCGGCGATGGGTCATCAGGCGATGGCCGAGACCGGCCTTGCCGCTTTCGCCGCCCTGCACGATGCCAGGCGCGACGAGGTCTATCTCCAGATGTCGGGCATGGACGATCCCGCCGTGCTGGGCTTCGCGGACGCGCTTCAAGCGATCCTGCGCCTCGACGGCCGCTTCGCGCTGGCCGGAACGGCGGCGCCGATGGCCGCGACACGTCTATCGAACGGTGTTCTCTCCGCCGTACATCAGCCCGACGCGTTGTGGGTTGCGCGGCTGGCGCAGGCCCTGCCGGACAGCGATGTTGCGCCGCGCCCGCTTTATCTTCGGAACCCCGACGCGAAATTGCCGGCGGCGCGATGA